CCTTTCTCATAGTCCGCCAGCTTGGCGTCGATATCGTCGATCAGGGCTGCCCGCTCGGGATCTTGAATTTCGGACTGGGCGTCTTTCATGAAGCCGGACACCTTCTGCCAGTAGTCGGCAAACTCCTGCTTGTCCTGGTCGCTGCCGGTGATCAGGAAATCCTTGACGTTCATCCGCACCATCAGCATGTTGGCCTGCACCTGGCCGCTCAGGTTGGTGTCCCGGGCCAAACCCCGGTAAGCCTGGAAGCCCACGGTACTGCCGAACAGAGCCTGAAAACCTACAGCGCCGATCGCTAAAAGCAAGACCAGGACCAGGCTGAATCCGAAGGTCAACTTTTTCTTCAAGGTCATATTCTCAAACATGGAAGTGTCCTTTCGTTAAGATGGTATCAGAATCAGGCAGCCAGAATTTTTTGTGTATCGAGCAGGATCCGGATGTTATCCCCCACCTTGCCGAGTCCCTTGACATAACTGCCGGCCGCTTGTATCGATTGGCTGCCGGCGGGTTCCACCTGGGTTTCAGGGATATCGATCACTTCGTTGACCCGGTCGACCACCAGCCCCATGGTCTGGCCGGAGACTTCCGTCACCACGATGCAGGTGCGCTCATCGTAGTCGCGTTGGGGCAGATGGAAGCGGACTCTCATATCCATGACCGGGATGACCTGACCGCGCAGATTGATGACCCCTTTGATGAAAGACGGCATGTCCGGTACCTGGGTAATTTTTTGCAATCCGATGATTTCGATGACATCCCCGATATCCAGACCGTAATTCTCCTCGGCAAGGCGAAAGGTCAGATACTTGTCCTTTTGGGTGTCTTCCTGGAAACGGGTTTCCAACTGTTCCTCTTCAGCCATAAAACTCCTCCTTTGGTTCTGTCTTAAGGGCATGCAGACGAAATTTGCAGTTCAAAAAACTTAAAAGTTTATGACGGGATTTGGAATAGTCATGCCAATGGAGTGTGAAATGGGGGAGGCTTTGAAGAGATAAAATAAAGAGCACTCAAATTATTGATAAAACGATGATTTTAAAATTCAAATAAATTCTGGGCAGCATTTGATTTATCTGTTTTAGATTTTCGGGGTATTTGACGATAAATGATTCCTGATAAAAACAAGTTTTTTTGTCAAAATTTTTTTACAGAATGGTCTTTCGCTTCGTTCGGCCAACTGGTTTTTGCTCTCTTTCATTAAGTGATGAAAGCACTGTGTGCTCCTTTCCCTTCTTGAAGTGGAACAAGAGTTGCACAATCATTTTTGACGCCACTTTTTTCCACTTTTTTGACCCGGTTTATTCATGCTTTCTCCGCAGAGATTCAGGTTCGCATTCTCCTGTCTTCATCTTCGGGATTACCCTGTTGACCTTGCTTCAGGTCTCCCCATGCATTGGCAGGACACGGCACCGGCATCGAACCGGATATCCGGAACAAGATATTCGATCCGTTTTTTACCACGAAGGCTGTCGGAGAAGGGACCGGCCTTGGGTTGTCGGTGTCCTTCCAGATTATCGTCCAGCGTCATCGCGGGGAAATGACGATGGATTCGGAGCCGGGCCATTGGACAAGATTCCGCATCAAATTGCCTCTGAGGACCTTGAAGAGGCCATTACAGGAACAGAGGGATAAAAGGCTGTGTGATGAAAACCATGTCTATACAAGTACCTGATCATGTCCTGCAGAAGTGGCAGCGCATGGCCGACCTCCTGAGTCGGATGGCCGATGTCCCTGTTGCCCTGGTTATGCGCGTTGCTCATCCCAACATCGAGGTATGCGCATCGAGTTCTGGGAAGAACAATCCGTATCATGCGGGCGACAGCGAACTCCTGCGGGATTCGGGCCTCTACTGCGAAACAGTCGTCAGGACCCGCGGCAGGCTGCTGGTGCCCAACGCTCTGGCCGATCCGCAGTGGATGGGCAATCCCGACATCAGATTCGGACTCATCGCCTACCTGGGCTTTCCTGTTTTCAGGCCTGACGGGCAGGTTTTTGGTACGCTCTGTATCCTCGACAGCAAGGAAAACCGTTTTTCCCCGGATATTGAAGATCTGATGTTGGAGTTCAAGGATCTTCTTGAAAGCCACCTTGCACTTTTATCGAGCAATGCCGAGGCGCAAAGGGCCATGGAAATGGCCCGCATGGGTCACTGGGAATATAGTGTGGCCGAGGATCTCTTCACCTTCAACGACAGGTTTTATCGAATCTACGGGGTGACGGCGGAAGAGGTGGGGGGGTACCGCATGTCTGCGGCGGAGTACGCCCGGCGCTTCGTGCATCCCGCTGACCGGCACCTGGTTGCGGAGGAAATCCGTAAAGCGCTGGAAATGGAAGGAAATTACTTTCTCCGACGGGTGGATCACCGGCTTATCCGGGGGGACGGGACCGTTGGACACATCTCGGTCGGTTACTCCCGAGTCCAGGATGACGCGGGGAAGACCATCGGTATGCATGGCGGCAACCAGGATATCACCGAGCGCAAGAACACCGAAAACGAGTTGCGCCGCAGCCAGGCCGAATTAAAGAGGCGGATCGAGGAGCAGCGGGAAATGGAAACAAAACTGCGCCGGGTCAACGACCTGCTCACCAATCTCGCCGAGCAGGTTCCGGGAGTCATCTATCAAGCCCGGCTCTTTACGAACGGGCGCACCTGCTTCCCCTATGCCAGCCCCGGTATGAGCGATATCTTCGAGGTGACCCCCGAAGAGGTGCGGGAAAGTGCCGAACCGGTCTTCGAAAGGTTGCATCCGGAAGACCGGGATGCCCTCTTCGACGCCATTTTCGAGTCGGCCCGCTCCCTGGAGATTTTCCAGTTCGAGTTTCGGGTCCTTCTCCCCGGGCAGGGGCTGCGCTGGCTCAGCTGCAGGTCCAAGCCGATGCGGATGGAGGATGGCGGAACCCTTTGGCACGGCATGATCTGGGACATCACTCAGAGCAAGATCGCGGAGGAAAAGCTCGCCCATTCCCACGATCTCATGAGCTACATCATCGAACACGACCGCAGTGCCGTAGCCGTCCACGACAAGGACCTGAAATACATTTATGTGAGCAGGCAGTATCTCGAGCAGTACGGGGTCAAGGAACAGGATATCATCGGCAAGCACCATTACGAAGTTTTCCCGGATCTTCCGCAGAAATGGCGGGACGTGCACCAGCGGGCCCTGCAGGGGGAAGTGTCGAGCGCCGAGGAGGACCCCTATGTCCGGCAGGACGGTTTTATCGACTGGACCCGCTGGGAATGCCGGCCATGGCATGAAGCGGACGGTTCCATCGGCGGCATCATCGTCTATACCGAGGTCATCACTCCCCGTAAAAAGACCGAGGAAGCCCTTCGCCTCATGGCCAGCCAGTACGCCACCCTCCTGCGAACCTCCCAGGACGGCTTCTGGCTCGTCAATCGGGAGGGCCGTCTGCTGGAGGTCAATGAAGCCTACTGCTGGATGGTCGGCTTTCCCCGGGAACAGATGCTGGGCCGCCATATCCGCGAATTGATCGACGGGGAGAGCCTGGAAGAGATCGAGCATCGCATTCGGGAGATCTGCGAGCAGGGGTATTCCCGTTTCGAAAGCCGCCACCGAACGGCGGACGGACGGGGGATTGATGTAGAGATCAGCACTTCCTACTGGTCGGAAGGGGAGCGCATCATCGTTTTCATCAGGAACATTACCGAGCGGAAAAAATACGAAAACGCCCTCAAAAAGAGCGAACACCGGTTCCGCACCTTTGTCGAAAACATCAACGACATTATTTTTTCCGTGAATCCGAAAGGAAATCTGACCTACGTTTCCCCGAACTGGTTACACTTTCTGGGTGAACCGGCCCATGAAGCCATAGGTCGCTCTTTCGAGCATTACATTCATACTGATGACCTGAAATTCTGGCGTAATCATCTTGCCCAGGTCCTGCAGGGTGAGGAATCATCCGGAAGCGTGGAGTACCGGGTCCGGCATCAGGAGGGGCATTGGCTGTGGCACACCTCCAGCGGTTCGCCCCTGCGCAACGAAGCCGGGGAGGTCATCAGCTGGATCGGCGTCGCCCGCGACGTGACCGAACAGAAGAAGATGCAGGATTTCATGATCCAGACCGAAAAGATCATGTCGCTGGGCACCATGGCGGCGGGGATGGCCCATGAGATCAACAATCCTCTCAGCATCATTTCACAGGGGGTGCAGAACGTGCTGCGCCGCACACGGCAGGAGCTGCCGGGCAACCTCACCACGGCCAAGGAGTGCGGAATCTCCTTCGAGGGGCTTGGCCTGTATCTGACCAGAAGAAACGTGTTCCGCTCGCTGGAGGCGATCATGGCTGCCGTGGACAGGTCGGCTGCCATCGTCACCAACATGCTGGAATTCAGCCGGCGGAGCGATGCCATGCCAATTCCCTGCAATCTCAACCGGATTCTGGAGAAATCGGTTCAATTGGCCGGAACCGACTATGACCTGAAGAAAAAATACGATTTCAGGAACATCCGCATCGAAACCGAATTTTCCCTCGAAGCCCCTGTCCCCTGCATTCCCTCGGAGCTGGAGCAGGTCTTGCTCAATCTGCTGCGCAACAGCGCCCAGAGTTTCCAGGGGGTGGAAAGAGAGGTGCCGACCATTGCGCTGCGAAGCTGGGACGATGGGGAATGGGCTTTTATCGAGGTCGAGGACAACGGCAGCGGGATCGAGGAGGAGGTCAGAAAGAATATTTTCGATCCTTTCTTCACCACCAAAAAAGTCGGCGAGGGGACGGGACTCGGCCTTTCCGTTTCCTACCACATCATCGTGCAGCGGCACGGGGGGAAGATATCGGTCGAATCGGAGGCGGGAGAATGGACCCGCTTCCGCATCTGTCTGCCGATTCCAAAAAAGATCTCCAGGTGATGAAAAGCACAGGCTCTCAGGGAGTCATCAGGAATCCGGAAATCGCGTCTCCCGGAACCGGTCGGGAATAGAAAAAGCCTTGATGGAGGTGGCATCCGAGCTGGCTCAGCATCTCCTTTTGCACGGCGGTTTCCACCCCCTCCGCCACCAACTCGAGACCGAAAACCGAAGCCATGTTTTTCATGACCTTGATCAGCTCATGAGTTTTTGGATCCCTGTCCATTTTGTGGATGAAACTCATGTCGATCTTGAGATGGTCCACCGGAAATCTGTTGAGGTATTCGAGAGAGGAATACCCGGTGCCGAAATCGTCGATGCTGATCCTGACTCCTAGATCCTTGTATTGATGAAGTATCCTGGTGGTCTCCACCACATTGGTCATGAGTACGCTTTCGGTGATTTCGATGCAGAGCCGGGTCGGATCAAAACCGGTGCGCTCGATGATTCCCTTGAATCGGGAGATCAGGGCCTGCTGGAAGAACTGTTTTCCGGAAACATTCATCGACAGGGTCAGATTTTCTCGGCAAAGACCTTTTTCGCACCAGGTGCGGCAACCGGTTTCCAGCGCCCATTCTCCCAGTTCAGAGATGAATCCGCACTCCTCGGCAATGGGGATGAACTCCCCCGGCGAGATCGGTCCGTACTGCTTGCTGTTCCAGCGCAGCAGGCCTTCAAATCCGAAAAGTTTTCCAGTTTTCTGGTTTAAGATGGGTTGAAAGGCGAGGAAAAATTCCCCCTTGGCGAGAGCTTCCGGCATCTCCTTTTCCAGGGCCAGGCGCCGCAGGTGCTCCTGATGAAGAAGGTCGTCGTAAATGACCATCTGGCTGCAGAGGTTCTTTTTGGCTTGTAGATGAGCGAAGGTCGCTTCGTTGACCGGTTTTTCCCAGGCCGTATCTTGTGTTGAAAAAAGGGAGAGGCCGAAAACGAAGCCGACGTTGAAGGATTCCTTTTCGAGCAGATAGGAACGTCTGATCGATTCCTCAACAGCGGATGCAAAAGCGACCACCTCCTCTCGGTCCCGACCCTGCAGAAGAGCCGCGAATTCATCGCTTCCCATACGAAAAACTTTTGTATTCTCCCCGGAAAACTCCGCAAGTCTTTTCCCGACCGCAATCAGAAGCTGGTCGCCGAGGGAGTAGCCGTAGGCGTCGTTGAGATTTCTCAGGCCGCTGATGTCAAAGAGGAGGAAACCGAAGTGGTTGTTTCCCTGCCCGGTTTCGAGGTTCCCCAGCTCGCTCATGCACAGACGACGGTTTCCGAGCCGGGTCAGGGCGTCGTGATGGGCTTCGTGTTCAAGCTGCTGCTGCACCAGTTTTCTGGCCTCTATCTCCGCTTCCAGGTACGAGGTCTTTTCCCTGACCTCCTTTTCCAGCTGTTGCCGGTAGTCCTTCTCCGATTGGAGCAGGATGGCTTTTTCCAGTGCCTTGCGGACCACATGGTCGAGGATCTCCAGATCCTGGACGGGCTTGAGGATGTAGTCCCAGGCGCCGAGACGCAGGGCGCTGATGACATTTTCCATCAATCCGGTTCCTGAAACGATGATGGCAGGGGTGAGCGGAGCGATATTTTTCATCGCTTCGACCACCTTCAGCCCGTCCATGACCGGCATGCGGATATCGGTGAGTACGGCGTCGGGGTTTTCCCGCTGCAGCATTTCGATCCCCTGCTGGCCGTTTTCGGCTTCCAGCACCTGGTAACCGGCGTCCTCGAGAAAGTCCATCATAATCATGCGGGCCGGCTCCTCGTCATCAATGACCAGAATTCGGGCTTTCGCGGCTTGTGTTATCAACGGCTGGACAACTGCTTGCATAGGGTCTCCCAAAAATGCGGTTACTGTTCTGGGAATGAAAAATATATGCCGATCCAGCTGCACAACGATCGATTCGGACTGTTTTTGCAAGGTTGCTGGATTTACGAGCTTTCCCCCGGATTCCAAAGGCAAGCCATCAGCGGGCCGAGGAGGGACTTAAAATTTTCTTGATAGGTGGTCGCATTTTTTGTCAAAATTTCCTGTCGTACTCGGACCTGAAATTACTGAATCTTTTCGATAACCAGTACGGTACGACAACGAAACCATGGGATTTGGGTGAGGGGGACGGCGTGGCAAAAATCCTGATCATCGATGACGATGCAGATCACCGTTTTTTGATCAGCGAGTATCTGCTGGACCTGGGGTATGAGGTGGCGGAAGCTGCCGACGGACGCCAGGGGGTGGAGAAGGTGTTCGACGAGGATCCGGACCTTGTCTTATGCGACCTCCGCATGCCGGAAATGGATGGACTTGAGGTGCTGAAAACGGTTGTCCCCCGGAAACCTGGTCTGCCTATCGTGGTCATATCCGGCGCGGGTCTCATGAACGATGCGATTGAAGCCCTGCGCCAGGGTGCCTGGGATTACCTGGTGAAGCCTGTAAAAGATCCCCATTTCCTGGAACATGCCATTGCCAGGTCCCTGGAGCGGGCCCATCTGCTCAAGATCGAGCAGGAGTACCAGCAAGGGTTGGAGACGGAAATCCGCAAAAGTCATCAGGACCTGCAGACGAGCAGAGCCTCTCTTATTGAGAAAAGCGGCGTTCTCGAAGCCCTTTTCAGCAGCATTCCGGCCGGCCTCTATTACCTGGACCCGGCCGGAATTTTTCTGGATGTCAATCTGCCCCTGGCCAAGCTGTTCGAGAAATCGAGGCAGGAGATGATCGGCAGGTCCCTGCAGGACTTCCCGGAGCTTTCCTCGCTGCCTCATCTGGAAAATCCGGAACGAGAATTTCATGTCCGGCGCTTCCGGATCGGGGACAGGGATCTCGATTTCGGTATCAAGAGATCCACCATTTATTCCGGCGAGGGGAGGTTGATCGGCACTGTTGGGCTGGTCCTTGACGTCACCGAATCGATCCAGGAGGCAGCCGAGGCCAAAAAACGGGAGCAGCAGATCCTCCAGGCGGACAAGATGATCTCCCTCGGCATCCTGACCGCCGGTGTTGCCCATGAAATCAACAACCCTACCCAGGTGATCATGTCCAATGCGCCGGTCGTCCGCAAAGCCTGGCAAGGGATCCGTACGATCCTCGACGACCATGCCGAGCAGCATGGGGATTTTCCGATGGCAGGGCTACCCTACTCACGGATGCGGGAAAAGCTCGCTCAACTCCTGGACTCTATCGAGGAGAGCGCAGAGCGGATCAAAAATATCGTTCACGGCATGAAGGACTTCGCCCGGTTCGATGCCGAGGATGCCAGGGAGCAGCTGGATGTCAACCCGGTGCTGGAGAAGACTTTGAAGCTGGTCGGGGGCAGACTGCGAAAGTGCTGCCACCGCCTGCAGGTGGTTTACGGGGAAAACCTCCCCCGGATCCGGGGAAATCCGGTCCAGCTGGAACAGGTATTCGTCAATCTGATACTCAATGCCGCCGAAGCGTTGCCGTCCCCCGACCGAGCCATCGAGGTCTCCACGACCTTTCATGCGGACACGAAGAATATCCTGGTGGAATTCCGGGACGAGGGGGTGGGGATGCCTCTGGATGTCCTCAAAAATATTTTCGATCCCTTTTACACCACCAAAAGGGATATGGGAGGCACCGGCCTGGGGCTGGCGATCAGCAACCGGATCGTGCAGAAGCATGGTGGGGAAATTCTTTTCGTCTCCGAGCAGGGGAGGGGGACCATCGCGACCGTCGTTCTTCCCGTCGAGGTCGGAGATGGCGCAGAAGGGGGAGGATGCTGATGCAGGAGCTTTTTCCGGAATATCCCGTACTGGTTGTGGACGATGAGCCTCTTGTCCTGGAGGGCCTGGAGATGGCCCTCTGCTCGGAGGGGTTCAACAACCTGCGGTTGGAGGGAGACCCCCGAAAAGTTGTGAACCTGCTGGAGCGGGAGACCTACGAGGCCGTTCTGCTCGATATCCACATGCCCGGCCTCTCCGGGGATAATCTGCTGATCCGGATCAAGGAGCGGCGGCCGGACATACCGGTGATTATGGTGACCGGAGTGGATGACGTGAAGATGGCGGTCTCCTGCATCCGCAAGGGGGCCTACGACTACCTGCTGAAGCCGGTGCGGAACGAGG
The genomic region above belongs to Syntrophotaleaceae bacterium and contains:
- a CDS encoding chemotaxis protein CheW, coding for MAEEEQLETRFQEDTQKDKYLTFRLAEENYGLDIGDVIEIIGLQKITQVPDMPSFIKGVINLRGQVIPVMDMRVRFHLPQRDYDERTCIVVTEVSGQTMGLVVDRVNEVIDIPETQVEPAGSQSIQAAGSYVKGLGKVGDNIRILLDTQKILAA
- a CDS encoding PAS domain S-box protein, with protein sequence MSIQVPDHVLQKWQRMADLLSRMADVPVALVMRVAHPNIEVCASSSGKNNPYHAGDSELLRDSGLYCETVVRTRGRLLVPNALADPQWMGNPDIRFGLIAYLGFPVFRPDGQVFGTLCILDSKENRFSPDIEDLMLEFKDLLESHLALLSSNAEAQRAMEMARMGHWEYSVAEDLFTFNDRFYRIYGVTAEEVGGYRMSAAEYARRFVHPADRHLVAEEIRKALEMEGNYFLRRVDHRLIRGDGTVGHISVGYSRVQDDAGKTIGMHGGNQDITERKNTENELRRSQAELKRRIEEQREMETKLRRVNDLLTNLAEQVPGVIYQARLFTNGRTCFPYASPGMSDIFEVTPEEVRESAEPVFERLHPEDRDALFDAIFESARSLEIFQFEFRVLLPGQGLRWLSCRSKPMRMEDGGTLWHGMIWDITQSKIAEEKLAHSHDLMSYIIEHDRSAVAVHDKDLKYIYVSRQYLEQYGVKEQDIIGKHHYEVFPDLPQKWRDVHQRALQGEVSSAEEDPYVRQDGFIDWTRWECRPWHEADGSIGGIIVYTEVITPRKKTEEALRLMASQYATLLRTSQDGFWLVNREGRLLEVNEAYCWMVGFPREQMLGRHIRELIDGESLEEIEHRIREICEQGYSRFESRHRTADGRGIDVEISTSYWSEGERIIVFIRNITERKKYENALKKSEHRFRTFVENINDIIFSVNPKGNLTYVSPNWLHFLGEPAHEAIGRSFEHYIHTDDLKFWRNHLAQVLQGEESSGSVEYRVRHQEGHWLWHTSSGSPLRNEAGEVISWIGVARDVTEQKKMQDFMIQTEKIMSLGTMAAGMAHEINNPLSIISQGVQNVLRRTRQELPGNLTTAKECGISFEGLGLYLTRRNVFRSLEAIMAAVDRSAAIVTNMLEFSRRSDAMPIPCNLNRILEKSVQLAGTDYDLKKKYDFRNIRIETEFSLEAPVPCIPSELEQVLLNLLRNSAQSFQGVEREVPTIALRSWDDGEWAFIEVEDNGSGIEEEVRKNIFDPFFTTKKVGEGTGLGLSVSYHIIVQRHGGKISVESEAGEWTRFRICLPIPKKISR
- a CDS encoding EAL domain-containing protein, whose amino-acid sequence is MQAVVQPLITQAAKARILVIDDEEPARMIMMDFLEDAGYQVLEAENGQQGIEMLQRENPDAVLTDIRMPVMDGLKVVEAMKNIAPLTPAIIVSGTGLMENVISALRLGAWDYILKPVQDLEILDHVVRKALEKAILLQSEKDYRQQLEKEVREKTSYLEAEIEARKLVQQQLEHEAHHDALTRLGNRRLCMSELGNLETGQGNNHFGFLLFDISGLRNLNDAYGYSLGDQLLIAVGKRLAEFSGENTKVFRMGSDEFAALLQGRDREEVVAFASAVEESIRRSYLLEKESFNVGFVFGLSLFSTQDTAWEKPVNEATFAHLQAKKNLCSQMVIYDDLLHQEHLRRLALEKEMPEALAKGEFFLAFQPILNQKTGKLFGFEGLLRWNSKQYGPISPGEFIPIAEECGFISELGEWALETGCRTWCEKGLCRENLTLSMNVSGKQFFQQALISRFKGIIERTGFDPTRLCIEITESVLMTNVVETTRILHQYKDLGVRISIDDFGTGYSSLEYLNRFPVDHLKIDMSFIHKMDRDPKTHELIKVMKNMASVFGLELVAEGVETAVQKEMLSQLGCHLHQGFFYSRPVPGDAISGFLMTP
- a CDS encoding response regulator; protein product: MAKILIIDDDADHRFLISEYLLDLGYEVAEAADGRQGVEKVFDEDPDLVLCDLRMPEMDGLEVLKTVVPRKPGLPIVVISGAGLMNDAIEALRQGAWDYLVKPVKDPHFLEHAIARSLERAHLLKIEQEYQQGLETEIRKSHQDLQTSRASLIEKSGVLEALFSSIPAGLYYLDPAGIFLDVNLPLAKLFEKSRQEMIGRSLQDFPELSSLPHLENPEREFHVRRFRIGDRDLDFGIKRSTIYSGEGRLIGTVGLVLDVTESIQEAAEAKKREQQILQADKMISLGILTAGVAHEINNPTQVIMSNAPVVRKAWQGIRTILDDHAEQHGDFPMAGLPYSRMREKLAQLLDSIEESAERIKNIVHGMKDFARFDAEDAREQLDVNPVLEKTLKLVGGRLRKCCHRLQVVYGENLPRIRGNPVQLEQVFVNLILNAAEALPSPDRAIEVSTTFHADTKNILVEFRDEGVGMPLDVLKNIFDPFYTTKRDMGGTGLGLAISNRIVQKHGGEILFVSEQGRGTIATVVLPVEVGDGAEGGGC